The genomic segment tctctcttttgttttattgcAGCTGCTGGAATTGGTTTTACAAGACGGTGCAGACACTTTTGGAATTCCAATGGAACTGAAGACAGAGATCTTGTACAACTTACAAGACGCATGCTCGACGATGGATCCACCTGAAGACTGGGAAGGTCATGCTCCAGAACAGCTTGTGGTTCAGTTGGCATCAGTTTGGGAAATTGATCTCCAACAGTTCGACAGTTAACATGAGCTTGTGAACAGAGCTCAAATCCAGTACGGTTGTTgttcataatcataattttcGTACAGACATCtagagtttgatttttttttcagagttaaaaaaaaaaaaaacccctgtAAAAGATGGATGACTTATGAATTGGTTAAATATTGCTATGTATTTGAGTTTAATAATAGtttattatgaaaaattattttgttaaggTGAACCTCTCTTGTTTATCCaataaaaatacaacaatatgatgtaatattatattttttaaaaaattaaaattaaaatcaggaATTtctgtttgaatttataaagagaattaagatttcaatttttcaaacaaataaaattatacatggatttagggtttaattttttttaattaaaagagattatttgttgatttggatttataaataaaGACTTAGAGTCTAAAtctttacaattaaacgaaattatatgtcggttagAGTTTATAAAGAATAATTAAGATTTACAACTGAAGAATACTATGTgtcggtttgaatttataaaagagAATTAGAATTTATATGTTACACTAAAGCgagattatattttataaaggagaattagagtttaaattttataatattaaacgAATTTATACATCGATTTGAGTTTATAAAGGAGAAATAGAgtgtatattttacaattaaacaatattagcgtcggtttgggttcaACTAGATTAATATTTCTAATAATGATTCTTcgttttaaatatgttttattttttattctattttttgtttttgtttaaatataatatgacaTGGTGTATTTTCATTGGCTAAAACAAAAATGGGTAAACAAAAGGATTCATCTCTAGCAGAGAACCAAAGTATTGCTCATTAAATATCCAACCGATATTTAATAAAAACTCtactgatttttcttttttttttttttttattaaaaatttgttttttttttcttctaaaaatatTCTGTGACTATTATGTTCAGCAGCAGAAgataacaacaataacaaatgtGAATATTCTGTTCATGTCTCCTGAAAATTCTTTAGAGATGCTTCGAACACCGCGGCCTTTACATTCCAAACATAAATCCCTGTATCTTCATTATTGTCAAACCACTCGACGGCAACTGAGTGCTTGAATGTATACAAAAGCTCCAATTCCACATCTTCTGCTAGGGTCTCTAACTTCAAAGTCTCAACATGCTCCCTGATAGCTTTGTATCCATTGACCTCAGACTCTACACTAGGTTCCACCACGTTCATGATCTTCaaagtttttattaaatatcggtttggatttataaataagagtttgagtttagatttaaaatatatatatatgtcaggTTTAAATTCATACAAGAGGAttaagatttcattttttcaattaaagaaaattatatgttggtttggatttataaaacagtggttagagtttatattttacaattaaacaagaTTATATGTTAgcttgagtttataaaagatgataagagtttagatttcacaattaaaaaaaattatatgtcagtttggatttAGAAAAGAGTGATtggagtttatattttataataaacgaaattatatgtcgcggtttgagtttataaaataggataatagttaaaattttacaattaaacaaaattatatgtcggtttgggtttataaaaaagttgttagggtttaggtttttaACGAAATAAAATGTCGGTTTAAGTaagaatggttagggtttagatattataagtaaaaaacTATTACTAATGTTAGGGTTAATGACTTTAAAATTCAGATTCAGGATTTTTTCTTACCTTATTAAGTTatgttgatttatattaattttttgatttagataatattaattaatactgtataatattaattatttttacatccTAGGGGGAGAACCAAAGTATTGCTCATAATCTAActtaacaaagtaaaaataattaggGTAAAGTTGATTTCAACACTTccttggaattaaaaaaaacccttGGTATAGATTTGTAGTGAAAGAAAGGGtttgaattttttcttattcttttgcAGGCATACGTAAAGGAAGGAGTTTATTATAGTTTGTATGGCTACAGATCTGATCAGCAACCTTCCCGATGATGTTCTCGGCAAAATCCTGTCTTTGGTTCCGACAAAGCTTGCTGCTTCAACGTCTGTTCTGTCCAAGAGGTGGAGGAACCTGCTTCCTCTTGTAGACACCCTTGACTTTGATGAATCGATGCTTTTCTATCCCAACAAAAAAGTGGGAAACGTAAAAGCAACAAATCATTTCTCTGATTTCGTGGACAAGACACTTGCTCTGTTAAGCAATTCTCCTCGCATCAAGAAATGTTCTCTGATATGTGATTGTGATTATGAAAAGGACGAATCTCGCATCAACCGTTGGATCCGCACTGTGCTAGACCGTGGCTGCTTGGAGCTGAACTTAGCGTCACGCTATCGTATCTGTATAGATTCTCAACTTTTCACAAGCAATACACTGGTTAAACTCACCATTTCCGATGCATTTTATCCTCAAGGCAGTCTTCCTCTTGGGGGTGTGTTTTTCCCCGCCCTCAAGACACTTACTCTCCTTTCAGTATCGTTTTCAACTCGTGACATGCATAAGTTCTTCATCCATGGCTGCCCTGCGCTAGAGGAAATATTCATAGATGTTTGGATGCTATACTTGTCAAGTCCAAATGTCAAGCGAGTTACCATCACTAGTGATTTTGATGACACTTTCCATCTTCGTAGCATTAAGCTTAAGACAGCTAGTCTTCTGTACCTTGACTATTCTAGTTATGTCGCGGGTGCTTATTATGTTGCTTTGGATTCGCTTGTCGAAGCTAGACTGGATATCCGATTATATGAGAAatatgaggatgatgatggtcCATTGTGGAGTTCATTTAATGGCAATGTTACGAGTCTGCTTGAGGGGATCAGAACCATTAAGACCCTTCACTTGTCTCGTTATTCTCTCGAGGTCAGTTATTTttgttacttctttttttgataGTCTTCACATG from the Camelina sativa cultivar DH55 chromosome 12, Cs, whole genome shotgun sequence genome contains:
- the LOC104733272 gene encoding F-box protein At4g27050-like; the encoded protein is MATDLISNLPDDVLGKILSLVPTKLAASTSVLSKRWRNLLPLVDTLDFDESMLFYPNKKVGNVKATNHFSDFVDKTLALLSNSPRIKKCSLICDCDYEKDESRINRWIRTVLDRGCLELNLASRYRICIDSQLFTSNTLVKLTISDAFYPQGSLPLGGVFFPALKTLTLLSVSFSTRDMHKFFIHGCPALEEIFIDVWMLYLSSPNVKRVTITSDFDDTFHLRSIKLKTASLLYLDYSSYVAGAYYVALDSLVEARLDIRLYEKYEDDDGPLWSSFNGNVTSLLEGIRTIKTLHLSRYSLEVFYFCCDKMPVFDDLVYLSIESDEDIGWQVMPILLESSPNLQTLVIKGLVHKVTDWCGDACACIRMKNMELECILSNCRVKVLEISGYGGSFRELKQMRHFLGKLECLETVKIGVEEDSKNLNYLQANVMALPRVSSKCKIQFI